A region from the Wansuia hejianensis genome encodes:
- a CDS encoding DUF3786 domain-containing protein — MKKKESNYDLMSANARKRFLHFDQDAIIKKFNLHSDPEFIYLSFVNRLYRINRDSGKICGCTDSRCQEASWREAGFNETLAIFDMLCHGDEFPVLSGNWESISSLGGIIGAGHSNSTMLDRYTAPFTGKVQELSKACHTLGGTPQKSGDVSFLLPVFDFFPVWFQFWDGDEEYPASIRFLWDKNTLRYLHYETLWYIMLHILERLREGF, encoded by the coding sequence ATGAAAAAAAAGGAATCGAACTACGACCTTATGAGCGCAAACGCAAGGAAACGTTTTCTCCACTTTGACCAGGATGCTATTATAAAAAAATTCAATCTACACAGCGATCCGGAATTCATTTACCTTTCCTTTGTAAACAGGCTATACAGAATCAACAGGGATAGCGGGAAGATTTGCGGATGTACAGACAGCCGCTGTCAGGAAGCTTCCTGGCGTGAGGCCGGCTTCAATGAAACGTTGGCTATCTTCGATATGCTCTGTCACGGGGACGAATTCCCGGTTCTGTCCGGGAACTGGGAGTCCATCAGCAGCCTGGGAGGTATTATCGGTGCCGGACACAGCAACAGCACCATGCTGGACCGCTATACCGCCCCCTTTACGGGAAAGGTTCAGGAACTGTCCAAAGCCTGCCACACCCTGGGAGGGACTCCGCAGAAAAGCGGCGACGTAAGCTTCCTGCTTCCGGTCTTTGATTTCTTTCCCGTCTGGTTCCAGTTTTGGGATGGAGATGAAGAATACCCTGCAAGCATCCGGTTTCTGTGGGACAAGAACACGCTTCGCTATCTCCACTATGAGACGCTCTGGTACATTATGCTCCACATTCTGGAACGGCTCCGGGAAGGCTTCTGA